One Solibacillus sp. R5-41 DNA segment encodes these proteins:
- a CDS encoding histidine phosphatase family protein, with the protein MSQIIYLLRHGETVFNTQGRYQGELNSPLTDNGIEQVERNAKLLKIIIGDPNEWRIVSSPLGRALQSTEIICETIGYDIKKVEKDNRLSEVAVGSWAGLTSKEIELSWPNLFNNTDLYGWFFNSPDGESYEAVENRLTAWLDSVKNEPKVIAISHGLTGRILRGIYSGMQKDDALKLEVSQDVFFELSNKEIQKISSEFDDFY; encoded by the coding sequence TTGAGTCAAATAATATATCTACTTCGTCACGGAGAAACGGTTTTTAATACACAAGGTCGGTATCAAGGGGAATTAAATTCCCCATTAACCGACAATGGGATAGAACAAGTTGAACGAAATGCAAAATTATTAAAAATTATTATTGGAGATCCAAATGAGTGGAGAATTGTTTCTAGTCCACTGGGGAGAGCTTTACAGAGTACCGAAATTATCTGTGAAACAATAGGATACGATATTAAAAAGGTGGAAAAGGATAATCGCTTAAGTGAGGTTGCTGTAGGATCATGGGCTGGATTAACATCTAAAGAAATCGAGTTATCCTGGCCCAACCTATTTAATAACACAGATTTATATGGTTGGTTTTTTAATTCGCCTGATGGAGAAAGTTATGAAGCTGTTGAGAACCGATTGACTGCTTGGCTTGATAGTGTGAAAAATGAACCTAAAGTGATTGCCATTTCCCATGGATTGACTGGGAGGATATTACGCGGAATTTACTCTGGTATGCAAAAAGACGATGCTCTCAAATTAGAAGTATCTCAAGATGTTTTCTTTGAATTATCAAACAAAGAAATTCAGAAAATAAGCTCAGAATTCGACGACTTTTATTAA
- a CDS encoding DUF3888 domain-containing protein, translating to MKKMLIIFILSLVLITSIQTTIVSSVVPTQDSEELRLQDMLMNMLTPYIENDLRNYYYPKIVKDFSPSVAPWKIEVLETRRINGFRGFQLQITFDIEPTDGGQWIPIGKDRMTYEISSGPEVKLVNHTHLKTYKYPPE from the coding sequence ATGAAAAAGATGTTAATCATTTTTATACTATCCCTTGTTCTTATTACTTCTATTCAAACAACAATCGTGTCATCAGTTGTACCAACTCAGGACTCTGAAGAACTTAGATTACAGGATATGCTTATGAATATGCTGACTCCTTATATTGAAAATGATTTGCGTAACTATTATTATCCAAAGATTGTAAAGGATTTTTCACCTAGTGTCGCCCCTTGGAAAATTGAGGTGTTAGAAACAAGAAGAATTAATGGCTTTCGTGGCTTCCAATTGCAAATTACATTTGACATAGAGCCTACTGATGGCGGGCAATGGATTCCAATAGGGAAAGACAGAATGACCTATGAAATTTCTTCTGGACCTGAAGTTAAATTAGTAAATCACACACACTTAAAAACATATAAATACCCTCCAGAATGA
- a CDS encoding CD3324 family protein: protein MKKYINARDILPESLIKEIQKYVKGQHIYIPQNERKRWGTDTGLREEIIKRNEEIFCLYSGGKNLSELANIYNLSEERIRGIIYERKID, encoded by the coding sequence ATGAAAAAATACATTAATGCAAGAGACATATTGCCTGAAAGCCTTATAAAAGAGATACAAAAATATGTTAAAGGTCAGCATATTTACATTCCTCAAAATGAGCGAAAAAGATGGGGAACTGATACAGGTTTACGTGAAGAAATAATAAAACGAAATGAAGAGATATTTTGTTTATATAGTGGTGGAAAAAACTTATCCGAATTGGCAAATATATATAATCTAAGTGAAGAAAGAATTAGAGGAATTATTTATGAAAGAAAAATTGACTGA
- a CDS encoding NUDIX hydrolase, giving the protein MSEKKYHRAFGVYGVCVEDGKLLVIKKNGGPFINRYDLPGGSLDEGETLSKAMKREFIEETGLEIEIEENIGVIDFILPWLWRDFTDVHHIAVYYSVKKIGGELSVPEQFDGQDSLGALWVSEKDVSLDNASPLVLKAFEWLRTKSLGIDAKAYEDWNVLK; this is encoded by the coding sequence GTGTCTGAAAAAAAATATCACAGGGCTTTTGGTGTATATGGAGTTTGTGTGGAAGATGGAAAACTATTGGTGATAAAAAAAAACGGTGGTCCTTTTATAAACCGATATGACCTTCCTGGAGGCAGCTTAGATGAAGGTGAAACTTTATCTAAGGCAATGAAAAGAGAGTTTATTGAAGAAACGGGTCTTGAAATTGAAATTGAAGAAAATATTGGTGTCATCGATTTCATACTCCCTTGGTTGTGGAGAGATTTTACGGATGTACACCATATTGCAGTTTACTATTCTGTAAAAAAAATAGGCGGAGAATTAAGTGTACCTGAACAATTCGATGGACAAGATTCACTTGGGGCATTATGGGTATCGGAAAAAGACGTTTCTTTGGATAATGCTTCACCACTTGTTCTAAAAGCCTTTGAATGGTTAAGAACCAAAAGTTTAGGTATTGATGCTAAAGCTTATGAAGATTGGAATGTCTTAAAATAA
- a CDS encoding peptide ABC transporter substrate-binding protein, translating to MKLKYFCILIILSVLLSSCNTGIESKEHLGEIYSIALDSIMEQDEALSSDIKYIAIDMNNFEELNESDKKEILSYFKEKYKVEVMDATFEQLKEKGLLNPNTMSLDGVLLKIEKVDFKFNNKIFFEGSKYRSGLGAVGVEVKVHYKDNKWKSKEVKKTWVS from the coding sequence TTGAAGTTGAAATATTTCTGTATTCTGATTATACTGTCGGTATTGCTTTCTTCTTGCAATACTGGAATAGAATCAAAGGAACATTTAGGAGAAATATATAGTATTGCATTGGACTCAATAATGGAACAGGATGAAGCATTAAGTAGTGATATAAAGTATATAGCTATTGATATGAATAATTTTGAGGAATTAAATGAAAGTGATAAAAAAGAAATTTTAAGCTACTTTAAGGAAAAATATAAAGTTGAAGTAATGGACGCTACTTTTGAACAACTGAAAGAAAAGGGATTACTTAATCCAAATACGATGAGTTTGGATGGCGTACTTCTTAAAATAGAAAAAGTTGATTTTAAGTTTAATAATAAAATCTTTTTTGAGGGTTCCAAGTATCGTTCGGGTTTAGGGGCAGTTGGAGTAGAAGTTAAAGTTCATTATAAAGATAATAAATGGAAATCCAAAGAAGTGAAAAAAACTTGGGTTAGTTAA
- a CDS encoding TIGR04104 family putative zinc finger protein has protein sequence MQKCEKCNAHFRWSEISNSCWRNYKPIKCNECDTTHKITVPGRLIFVSFTILPMLILAYTLPPYSNGFVILGIAIFIFIIGSLLAPFFVTYKKSA, from the coding sequence TTGCAAAAGTGCGAGAAATGCAATGCACATTTCAGATGGAGTGAAATCTCTAATTCCTGTTGGCGGAATTATAAACCGATTAAATGTAACGAATGCGATACAACACATAAGATAACAGTCCCAGGCAGATTAATTTTTGTCTCTTTTACTATTCTTCCAATGCTCATCTTAGCTTATACCCTGCCCCCTTATAGCAATGGTTTTGTGATACTTGGCATAGCTATTTTTATTTTTATAATTGGTTCTTTGTTGGCACCTTTTTTTGTTACTTATAAGAAGTCTGCGTGA
- a CDS encoding NUDIX hydrolase yields the protein MYPKAKTLGIIMRNNKILLEEQEGKHSKGTGIYYRPIGGTIELGEKSSDTIKREYIEEIAVDIEINRYMGCLENIFRIDGNIGHEIIQIYLVEFKDQNLYQKENFKVVEGRKTTFTKWISLEEIIDGKKILFPNGLIELLQKNI from the coding sequence GTGTATCCAAAAGCAAAAACTTTAGGAATAATAATGAGAAATAATAAAATTCTTTTAGAAGAACAAGAGGGAAAGCATTCAAAGGGAACTGGTATATATTATCGACCAATTGGTGGGACAATTGAACTTGGTGAGAAGTCTAGTGATACTATTAAGAGAGAATACATTGAAGAAATAGCAGTGGATATAGAGATTAACCGTTATATGGGCTGTTTAGAAAACATCTTTAGAATAGACGGAAATATAGGTCACGAAATAATTCAGATTTATTTGGTGGAATTTAAAGACCAAAATCTGTACCAAAAAGAAAATTTTAAAGTTGTAGAAGGAAGAAAAACTACATTCACAAAATGGATTTCCTTAGAAGAAATTATTGATGGTAAGAAGATACTTTTTCCCAACGGTCTAATTGAATTATTACAGAAAAATATTTAA
- the serS gene encoding serine--tRNA ligase has translation MLDIKRVRDNFAEIKEMLLTRNEDLGNLDNFEDLDAKRRELIAKTEELKAERNKVSEHISIMKRNKENADEVIARMRQVGNEISELDVQLNDVEERFKDMMMRLPNIPHESVPVGTTEDDNVEEYTWGEIPTFDFDIKAHWDLATDLKIVDFERGTKVTGSRFLFYRGLGARLERALMTFMMDLHAEEHGYEEMLPPVIVNRDSLTGTGNLPKFEEDVFKLEETDYFMIPTAEVPVTNFYRDEILLAEALPQGFAAYSTCFRSEAGSAGRDTRGLIRQHQFNKVELVRFVKPEESYEQLELLTNHAEKVLQLLGLPYRKLKMCTADLSFASAKKYDLEVWIPAQNMYREISSCSNFEDFQARRANIRFRREPNAKPEFVHTLNGSGLAIGRTVAAILENYQQADGSVVIPEVLRPYMGGKEIIAPK, from the coding sequence ATGTTAGATATTAAACGCGTACGCGATAATTTCGCCGAAATTAAAGAAATGCTATTAACACGTAATGAAGATTTAGGCAACTTAGATAACTTTGAGGATTTAGATGCAAAGCGTCGTGAGTTAATTGCTAAAACAGAAGAATTAAAAGCAGAACGAAATAAAGTATCTGAACATATTTCAATTATGAAACGCAACAAGGAAAATGCAGATGAAGTTATTGCTCGTATGCGTCAAGTAGGCAATGAAATTAGTGAGCTAGATGTTCAACTAAATGATGTTGAAGAGCGCTTTAAAGATATGATGATGCGCTTGCCAAACATTCCACACGAATCTGTACCAGTAGGGACAACAGAAGACGACAATGTAGAAGAATATACTTGGGGTGAAATTCCAACTTTTGATTTTGACATTAAAGCACACTGGGATCTTGCTACAGATTTGAAGATTGTTGACTTTGAACGAGGAACAAAAGTAACAGGTAGCCGTTTCTTATTCTACCGCGGGCTTGGAGCACGTTTAGAACGTGCATTAATGACTTTTATGATGGATTTACATGCAGAGGAGCATGGTTATGAGGAAATGCTACCACCTGTCATTGTTAACCGTGATAGCTTGACGGGTACTGGAAATCTTCCTAAATTTGAAGAAGATGTATTTAAATTAGAGGAAACAGATTATTTCATGATTCCAACGGCAGAGGTACCTGTAACAAACTTCTATCGTGATGAAATTTTACTGGCTGAGGCTTTACCACAAGGATTTGCTGCCTATAGTACGTGCTTCCGTTCAGAAGCGGGATCTGCAGGTCGTGATACACGTGGTTTAATCCGTCAACATCAGTTCAACAAAGTAGAACTAGTTCGCTTTGTAAAACCAGAGGAATCATACGAACAATTAGAGCTATTAACAAATCATGCGGAAAAAGTATTGCAATTACTAGGCTTACCATATCGTAAGCTAAAAATGTGTACCGCTGATTTAAGTTTTGCTTCAGCGAAGAAATATGATTTAGAAGTTTGGATTCCTGCACAAAACATGTACCGTGAAATTTCTTCTTGCTCTAACTTTGAGGATTTCCAAGCTCGACGAGCGAATATCCGCTTCCGTCGTGAGCCAAATGCAAAACCAGAATTTGTTCATACATTAAACGGTTCAGGTCTTGCCATTGGTCGTACAGTTGCCGCTATCCTAGAAAACTATCAACAAGCTGATGGAAGCGTAGTAATTCCTGAAGTTTTAAGACCATACATGGGTGGTAAAGAAATAATTGCACCAAAATAA
- a CDS encoding GNAT family N-acetyltransferase, whose product MIELDTERLRLIPLSAENLRLLIDNPKKMEQRLSLIDSDRFLSPELKQAMEVRLSKLLGDEENYIWYTNWLIVSKDKNCSVGGIMLKGLPNENGEVVIGYYTLPEYQGNGYMTETINNLKSWLLNQSDVMYVIADTDKDNIPSHRVLEKSGAEMYKETEELYFWRFV is encoded by the coding sequence ATGATTGAGCTAGACACAGAAAGATTAAGATTAATTCCACTGAGTGCAGAAAATCTAAGATTGCTAATAGATAACCCAAAGAAAATGGAACAAAGGTTATCTTTAATTGACTCAGATAGATTTCTTAGTCCAGAACTTAAACAAGCTATGGAAGTAAGACTTTCAAAATTGTTAGGCGATGAGGAAAATTATATTTGGTATACAAATTGGTTAATCGTGTCGAAAGATAAAAACTGTAGTGTTGGTGGAATAATGTTAAAAGGGCTTCCAAATGAAAATGGTGAAGTAGTAATAGGTTACTATACGCTCCCTGAATATCAAGGAAACGGCTATATGACGGAAACTATTAATAATTTGAAAAGCTGGTTGTTAAATCAGTCCGATGTTATGTACGTTATTGCTGATACTGATAAAGATAATATTCCATCGCACAGAGTCTTAGAAAAATCAGGGGCGGAAATGTATAAAGAAACAGAAGAACTATACTTTTGGAGATTTGTCTAA
- a CDS encoding GNAT family N-acetyltransferase — protein sequence MIPLTQRPPYLENLEGIEAYILNMYTLPAFRGYGLAKVLLIHCIDESRERGVKPIWLQASESGAPLYKKMDLKIRKVK from the coding sequence ATTATTCCCCTCACGCAAAGGCCGCCATATTTAGAGAATTTAGAAGGTATTGAAGCCTATATTTTAAATATGTATACCCTCCCTGCATTTCGCGGGTATGGTTTGGCAAAAGTTTTACTTATCCACTGTATTGATGAAAGTAGAGAAAGAGGAGTTAAACCAATTTGGTTACAAGCTTCTGAAAGTGGAGCACCTTTGTATAAAAAAATGGATTTAAAAATAAGAAAAGTGAAATAA
- a CDS encoding cupin domain-containing protein has protein sequence MLDLRELMKSETKFKKIWESPCKNHRVLYFQINNEDNGIEAHFHPYGEDHAFIIEGELTYDVSFKEQIVAKKSDLVFGWTNYVHGYHNFNEKPLHILVFATPQNNLSVYDQSKLPIQNDDNIRIIEKLPKAENLASNRLIFSSVPPKDFSNTLIIDLESQKIEYTQCEMDNNNNNLYITFK, from the coding sequence ATGTTAGATTTAAGAGAGTTAATGAAATCGGAAACTAAATTTAAAAAGATTTGGGAAAGTCCTTGTAAAAATCATCGTGTTCTGTACTTTCAGATCAATAATGAAGACAATGGAATTGAAGCACATTTTCACCCTTATGGAGAAGATCATGCATTTATTATAGAAGGAGAATTGACTTATGATGTTTCATTTAAAGAGCAGATAGTTGCTAAAAAAAGTGACCTTGTCTTTGGATGGACAAACTATGTGCATGGTTATCATAATTTCAACGAAAAGCCTTTACATATTTTAGTTTTTGCCACACCCCAAAATAATTTATCAGTGTATGATCAAAGTAAACTGCCTATACAAAATGATGATAATATTAGAATAATTGAAAAGTTGCCAAAAGCAGAAAACCTCGCTTCAAATAGATTGATTTTTTCTTCCGTGCCTCCAAAAGATTTTTCTAACACTCTTATAATCGATCTTGAAAGTCAAAAGATAGAATATACTCAGTGCGAAATGGATAATAATAACAATAATTTGTATATAACGTTCAAATAA
- a CDS encoding IS3 family transposase (programmed frameshift), with protein sequence MGTRVSYPVEVKMKAIEMRLANVPVKEVMEELDIRNYTQLKRWMHWYRNGEMHRLKQPVGKQYAFGKGPEFESETAKLQAENLELKQQIEVFKKVRGIGREVAPKVVLQLVEELKDVMPIGEICRHLGVGRSSYYRWRKDVDQSTQKEIRDQQIGDLCKQNKFRYGYRKIANLYPGVCRKTVQRVMQKYGWQCKVKVKKRKRTGQPAYVAPNLLARDFTASKPMEKLVTDITYLPFGQSMMYLSSILDVYNGEIVAQTTGIKQDTDFVLDTLYQLPKLPEGCILHSDQGSVYTSYAYQKAAKEKGITMSMSRKGTPADNSPIESFHSTLKSETFYLDDIYRTTNARVIQIVEEYITYYNNIRIQTKLNSQSPVQYRQLAA encoded by the exons ATGGGAACAAGAGTCAGTTATCCAGTAGAAGTGAAAATGAAGGCAATTGAAATGCGATTGGCTAACGTACCGGTAAAAGAAGTAATGGAAGAATTGGACATTCGAAACTATACGCAGTTGAAGCGATGGATGCATTGGTATCGAAATGGTGAAATGCACCGTCTTAAACAACCAGTTGGTAAACAATATGCTTTCGGCAAAGGACCGGAATTTGAAAGCGAGACAGCCAAGCTACAGGCAGAGAATTTGGAGTTGAAACAACAGATTGAAGTTT TTAAAAAAGTACGCGGAATTGGAAGGGAAGTGGCGCCAAAAGTAGTACTTCAATTAGTTGAAGAATTAAAAGATGTTATGCCAATTGGTGAAATCTGTCGTCATTTAGGCGTAGGTCGCTCGTCATACTATCGTTGGAGAAAGGATGTGGATCAATCCACTCAAAAGGAGATTCGAGATCAGCAGATTGGCGACTTGTGCAAACAGAATAAATTTCGATATGGTTATCGAAAGATTGCTAATCTGTACCCAGGAGTTTGTAGGAAGACTGTGCAGCGTGTTATGCAAAAATATGGTTGGCAATGTAAAGTAAAGGTGAAGAAACGAAAGCGTACCGGACAGCCGGCATACGTTGCACCGAATTTATTAGCACGCGATTTTACAGCATCTAAGCCCATGGAGAAGCTAGTCACGGATATTACGTACTTGCCTTTTGGTCAATCGATGATGTATCTTTCTAGTATTCTCGATGTCTACAATGGCGAAATTGTGGCACAAACTACTGGTATCAAACAAGACACTGATTTTGTGTTGGATACGCTCTATCAATTGCCTAAGCTACCAGAAGGATGCATTCTGCATAGTGACCAAGGTTCCGTTTATACATCCTATGCTTATCAAAAAGCAGCCAAAGAAAAAGGAATTACCATGAGCATGTCCCGCAAAGGCACGCCAGCTGATAATTCCCCAATCGAATCGTTTCATTCCACGCTAAAGTCTGAAACGTTTTATCTCGACGATATCTATCGCACAACGAATGCACGTGTGATACAGATTGTCGAAGAATACATTACTTATTATAATAATATCCGTATTCAAACGAAACTAAACAGCCAATCGCCGGTTCAATACCGTCAATTGGCTGCATAA
- a CDS encoding phosphoglycerate mutase family protein — translation MDLVFIRHGQGEHTLDIPKSLQIKDPSLTPEGEKQAKLLRNLFPLTNDDILIISPIRRTLQTAFIWSENIDCRKIVSPLVSPRMFPIFPDKNTLPCDKIIDLEIIHRDFSTFKIETNVLQDIWSNGINVMPENEFIKIAEDFIMNCKLLQKEKIYIVSHDGTITAYRQLISGQSLSRKDFPLETGWFQITC, via the coding sequence GTGGACCTGGTATTTATTCGTCATGGTCAAGGAGAACATACATTAGATATACCAAAAAGTTTACAGATAAAAGATCCTTCATTAACACCTGAGGGAGAAAAACAAGCGAAATTGTTAAGAAATCTATTCCCTTTAACTAATGATGATATTTTAATCATTAGTCCTATTAGAAGAACCCTGCAAACCGCATTCATTTGGAGTGAAAATATAGATTGTCGTAAGATTGTAAGTCCCTTGGTTTCTCCTCGAATGTTTCCTATATTTCCAGATAAAAATACATTGCCTTGTGATAAAATAATTGATTTAGAAATAATCCATAGAGATTTTTCAACTTTCAAAATTGAAACCAATGTTCTCCAAGATATATGGTCCAATGGAATAAATGTTATGCCTGAAAATGAATTCATAAAAATTGCAGAAGATTTTATTATGAATTGCAAGCTGTTACAAAAAGAAAAGATTTATATAGTTTCCCACGATGGTACCATAACCGCATATCGTCAATTAATTTCAGGTCAGAGTTTATCTAGAAAAGATTTCCCACTAGAAACAGGATGGTTTCAAATTACTTGTTGA
- a CDS encoding DUF4440 domain-containing protein, which yields MKVLYNYIQATNTHKFDEVKKFLHPNAVYFFSDRNCTTHEEIQTYFENAWSIVKNENYEAQEVHWLFTANNSATCTYTYFYEGFVNDKYVSGKGRATNVFVKESDVWLLIHEHLSPLPK from the coding sequence TTGAAGGTATTATATAATTACATCCAGGCAACAAACACTCATAAATTTGATGAAGTTAAAAAATTCCTTCATCCTAATGCTGTTTATTTCTTCTCAGATCGAAATTGTACAACTCACGAAGAAATACAGACATATTTTGAAAATGCATGGTCAATTGTTAAAAATGAAAACTATGAAGCACAAGAAGTGCACTGGCTTTTCACAGCAAATAACTCAGCAACTTGTACTTATACCTATTTCTATGAAGGCTTTGTCAATGATAAATATGTAAGCGGCAAAGGAAGGGCAACAAATGTCTTCGTCAAAGAATCCGATGTCTGGCTTTTAATTCACGAGCATTTAAGTCCCTTACCCAAATAA
- a CDS encoding YafY family protein: MKIERLLKIIFILLNKQKVTAEEVAKHLAVSTRTVYRDMDTLSLAGFPIYAERGNFGGYRLIEGYYFPHSYFTEEDLRLIKETLTSTMTLHTDKPLQNILAKITLLNESKTENSIDFSFLNNKDGVKVTDIRQAIKDKKCLTFSYAKKEQLETKKVKPIQVFFYHLSWYMFGWPENETKPKFYRLSRIHELNVGNAVFTESFEHLDGYQEFSNWMKSLESEIVKIELILRFPLTSSQEVFDSFPETNIDKSSVDHLLVRISYPDEEWVVKLILSFGSQVEVLSPKSFKNKIMAQIEKMTRIYFT, encoded by the coding sequence ATGAAAATAGAGCGCTTATTAAAAATTATATTTATTTTATTGAACAAACAAAAAGTAACAGCTGAGGAAGTTGCCAAACATTTGGCTGTCTCAACCCGAACAGTTTATCGAGATATGGATACTCTATCACTTGCCGGATTCCCAATATATGCGGAACGGGGAAATTTCGGGGGATATCGCCTAATCGAAGGTTATTATTTTCCGCATAGTTACTTTACAGAAGAAGATTTACGTCTAATCAAGGAAACACTAACGAGTACGATGACTTTACATACTGACAAGCCATTACAGAATATCCTTGCAAAAATAACCTTACTTAATGAGTCCAAAACAGAAAATTCAATTGATTTTTCTTTCTTAAATAACAAAGACGGAGTTAAGGTAACCGATATTCGACAAGCGATTAAAGATAAAAAGTGTCTTACTTTTTCTTATGCAAAAAAAGAACAGCTTGAAACTAAAAAAGTAAAACCAATTCAAGTATTCTTCTATCATTTGAGTTGGTACATGTTCGGTTGGCCAGAAAATGAGACGAAACCAAAATTTTATCGTTTATCCCGAATACATGAACTCAACGTTGGTAATGCGGTATTTACCGAATCCTTCGAACACTTAGACGGTTATCAGGAATTTTCAAATTGGATGAAATCATTAGAATCAGAAATAGTTAAAATCGAATTAATTTTACGATTCCCTCTAACCAGTTCTCAAGAAGTGTTTGATTCATTTCCCGAGACAAACATTGATAAAAGTAGCGTTGACCATTTACTAGTTAGAATTTCTTATCCTGATGAAGAGTGGGTTGTAAAGTTAATTCTTAGTTTTGGATCCCAGGTCGAAGTTCTTTCGCCCAAGAGTTTTAAAAATAAAATAATGGCTCAAATAGAAAAGATGACTCGAATTTATTTTACCTAA
- a CDS encoding aldo/keto reductase family protein has translation MEFNKLGNSGLSISKIAYGNWINHGGKIDEDTAIDCVKAALDVGITTFDTADVYSDTKAEEILGRSLKGIRRESIELCTKVCHPTGNGQNDKGLSRKHILENCNASLRRLQTDYIDVYYAHRFDPTTPLEETMLAFADLVRQGKVLYIGVSEWTAEQITRGAALSRELNIPLIASQPQYSMLWRVIESDVIPTCQREGLGQVVWSPLAQGVLTGKYLPQKPIPTQSRANSPAGKPFFHKLAQRWMNDNVLTAIQNLKPIAQEIDLTLAQLAVAWVLQNQNVSSAIIGASSPEQVRENALASGVKLEPEIMMQIDKVLDGFVEYDPSKTG, from the coding sequence ATGGAGTTTAATAAACTTGGCAATAGTGGATTATCAATAAGCAAGATTGCATACGGAAACTGGATAAATCATGGGGGTAAAATAGATGAAGATACTGCAATTGATTGTGTAAAAGCAGCACTAGATGTCGGTATAACAACATTCGATACCGCTGATGTTTATTCAGACACTAAAGCTGAAGAAATTCTAGGCCGTTCTTTAAAAGGTATAAGACGTGAGAGCATTGAACTATGCACAAAGGTATGCCATCCCACTGGGAATGGGCAAAACGATAAGGGATTATCACGAAAACATATTCTAGAAAATTGTAATGCATCTTTGCGTAGGTTACAGACCGACTATATTGATGTCTATTATGCACACAGATTTGATCCAACTACTCCTCTTGAAGAGACGATGTTAGCTTTCGCAGATCTTGTAAGACAAGGTAAAGTGCTTTATATCGGGGTAAGTGAGTGGACAGCAGAACAAATCACCCGTGGTGCAGCACTTTCACGGGAATTGAATATTCCGCTCATTGCTAGCCAACCCCAGTATTCAATGTTGTGGAGAGTTATCGAAAGCGATGTGATACCAACCTGTCAACGTGAGGGGCTCGGACAAGTAGTATGGTCGCCTTTAGCACAAGGTGTTCTCACTGGAAAATATCTACCCCAAAAACCAATACCAACTCAATCACGCGCTAACTCTCCTGCTGGCAAACCATTTTTTCATAAACTTGCACAACGTTGGATGAACGACAATGTTCTCACTGCTATTCAGAACCTCAAACCCATCGCACAAGAAATTGATCTGACCCTCGCTCAACTCGCAGTAGCTTGGGTATTACAAAACCAGAATGTTTCCTCAGCAATTATTGGGGCCTCAAGTCCGGAACAGGTAAGAGAGAATGCGTTAGCTTCTGGTGTCAAACTAGAGCCTGAAATAATGATGCAGATTGACAAAGTACTAGATGGTTTCGTTGAATACGATCCGAGTAAAACGGGTTAA